The following are from one region of the Mycolicibacterium helvum genome:
- a CDS encoding CoA transferase → MGGAAVGGRLVTVHDRLLASVRVLDLCDQTGDGVTRLLADLGADVIKIEAPGGSPARHARPTLDGVSVPFALHNANKRGVVLDPSDDADRALFFEMVAGADIVVDSGAPGLAAAFGTSCATLADQFPQLVTMVVTDFGTQGPHATWQATDAVLYAMCSALSRSGPASGTPVLPPDGIASATAAVQAAWAVLVAYFNRLRCGTGDYVDFSRFDAVVLTLDPAFGTQGQAATARNATERWRGRPRNQDAYPIFACRDGYVRLCVLSPRQWHGMRAWLGEPEQFQDPSFESIAARTKAFGELSQLMAALFADRTMKQLVAEGQAHGVPIAAVLTPSQALGSEHLAAVGALIDTELAPGVAARVPVGYWVIDGTRAGYRAPAPGLSGGDKHWESTPFTPGATRKVGGRPLAGIRVLDLGVIVAGGELSRLFADLGAEVIKVESSSYPDGLRQKGPNQQISESFARAHRNNLGLGLELRSPEGAELFSRLVSASDAVFANFKPGTLPALGFSHERLLELNPGLVLAESSAFGDTGPWSRRMGYGPLVRATIGVTRLWTSDEPAAPTARHAFYDATTIFPDHVVGRISAIGALAGLIRRERDGVGARIHVSQAEAAINQLDTLYVTLAAAATGGQRIDSDPTTHRVLSCAGDDEWCVVSVRSDADREAIAAVIGQDELATWVRDRSPLQAAEELQAVGVPAGPMYRATDLRDDPQLRLRRVFSDMVHPLFDGPLPTEAGPAAYRHIPPAPQRPAPLPGADTRQVCRDVLGMASADIERLIAGGVLFAPAADTETTGVTR, encoded by the coding sequence ATGGGTGGAGCGGCTGTTGGCGGCCGACTCGTGACGGTTCACGATCGCCTGCTCGCCTCGGTGCGGGTACTGGACCTGTGCGATCAGACGGGCGACGGCGTCACCCGGTTGCTAGCCGACCTGGGCGCCGACGTCATCAAGATCGAGGCGCCCGGAGGTAGCCCCGCACGCCATGCCCGACCGACCCTGGACGGGGTCAGCGTCCCATTCGCCCTGCACAACGCCAACAAGCGCGGCGTCGTGCTCGATCCATCCGACGATGCCGACCGCGCGCTGTTCTTCGAGATGGTCGCCGGCGCCGATATCGTCGTCGACAGCGGGGCACCCGGACTCGCGGCCGCGTTCGGCACCTCGTGCGCCACCCTGGCCGACCAGTTCCCGCAGTTGGTCACCATGGTGGTCACCGATTTCGGGACCCAGGGTCCGCACGCGACCTGGCAGGCCACCGACGCGGTGCTCTATGCGATGTGCTCGGCGCTGTCTCGCTCGGGCCCGGCATCCGGCACTCCGGTGCTGCCGCCGGACGGCATCGCGTCGGCCACCGCAGCGGTACAGGCAGCCTGGGCGGTCCTGGTGGCGTACTTCAATCGATTGCGCTGCGGAACAGGGGATTACGTCGACTTCTCGCGCTTCGATGCGGTGGTCTTGACGCTGGATCCAGCATTCGGCACCCAGGGTCAGGCCGCGACCGCCCGCAACGCTACCGAACGGTGGCGGGGGCGGCCCAGAAACCAGGACGCATATCCGATTTTCGCCTGCCGAGACGGCTACGTCCGGCTCTGCGTCCTCTCCCCGCGGCAATGGCACGGCATGCGGGCCTGGCTGGGGGAGCCCGAGCAGTTCCAGGATCCCAGCTTCGAGTCGATTGCGGCCCGCACCAAGGCATTCGGTGAGTTGAGCCAGCTGATGGCGGCGTTGTTCGCCGACCGGACAATGAAGCAGCTGGTGGCCGAGGGTCAGGCACACGGGGTACCGATCGCCGCCGTCCTGACCCCGTCGCAGGCATTGGGTTCCGAGCACCTCGCCGCGGTCGGGGCCCTGATCGACACCGAGCTGGCGCCCGGCGTTGCCGCCCGCGTGCCGGTCGGCTACTGGGTGATTGACGGCACCCGCGCCGGCTACCGCGCCCCGGCACCTGGGCTCAGCGGCGGCGACAAGCACTGGGAATCAACACCATTCACCCCGGGGGCAACCCGGAAGGTTGGCGGTCGGCCACTGGCGGGTATTCGAGTTCTGGATTTGGGCGTCATCGTCGCGGGCGGGGAACTCAGCCGGCTGTTCGCTGACCTGGGCGCCGAGGTGATCAAGGTCGAGAGTTCGAGCTATCCCGACGGGCTACGCCAGAAGGGACCGAATCAGCAGATCAGCGAGTCGTTCGCTCGCGCCCATCGCAACAACCTCGGTCTTGGCCTGGAGCTGCGCAGCCCGGAAGGCGCCGAACTGTTCAGCCGTCTGGTGTCTGCATCGGATGCGGTGTTCGCCAACTTCAAGCCGGGAACACTGCCCGCGCTGGGCTTTTCCCACGAACGGCTGCTGGAGCTCAATCCCGGTTTGGTGCTGGCCGAAAGCAGCGCATTCGGCGACACCGGCCCCTGGAGCAGGCGCATGGGCTACGGCCCGCTGGTGCGCGCCACCATCGGGGTGACCCGGTTGTGGACATCGGATGAGCCGGCCGCGCCCACCGCGCGGCATGCGTTCTACGACGCGACGACGATCTTTCCCGACCATGTCGTCGGGCGGATCAGCGCGATCGGCGCCCTGGCCGGGCTCATCCGGCGCGAGCGCGACGGCGTGGGCGCCCGGATCCACGTCTCGCAGGCCGAGGCGGCGATCAACCAGCTCGACACGCTGTACGTCACGCTGGCCGCAGCCGCTACCGGCGGGCAACGAATCGATTCGGATCCCACCACGCACCGGGTGCTGTCGTGCGCCGGCGACGACGAATGGTGTGTGGTGTCGGTACGGTCGGACGCGGATCGGGAGGCGATCGCCGCGGTGATCGGCCAGGACGAACTGGCAACCTGGGTGCGAGATCGGTCGCCGCTGCAGGCCGCCGAGGAGCTGCAGGCCGTCGGCGTTCCCGCGGGCCCGATGTACCGGGCCACCGACCTGCGCGACGACCCGCAGCTTCGGTTGCGCAGGGTGTTCAGCGATATGGTCCATCCACTGTTCGACGGGCCGCTGCCCACCGAAGCCGGGCCGGCAGCCTACCGTCACATACCGCCCGCCCCACAGCGCCCGGCGCCGCTTCCCGGCGCCGACACCCGCCAGGTGTGCCGAGACGTGCTGGGCATGGCAAGCGCTGACATCGAGCGCTTGATCGCCGGCGGAGTACTGTTCGCACCCGCAGCGGATACCGAGACCACGGGAGTCACCAGATGA
- a CDS encoding TIGR03619 family F420-dependent LLM class oxidoreductase, which yields MLGFALPQFGESAHADLARFASTAEQLGAESLWVGDRLLAAADPSVGYGGGDTVPLNFRSSLDPFVALTVAATETTSALLGFSVLVAPWYPPVQLARQLTSIDVVSRGRVLPGFGIGWSPEEYRGAGASFEHRGTQLDEMLDALDALWTTDPVSFHGDRYRIPPSWVSLKPVQQPRPPIYLGASSSAGLRRIGRRADGWLAVVGVPGNVRIDKLDAQRRVIDDAAQAAGRDPAAIATHVRLNVAEGTPIEAVEDALKVLRDNAYRDVFVDTLYVVEDTDTALEWVERLLAADS from the coding sequence GTGCTGGGCTTCGCGTTGCCGCAATTCGGTGAGTCCGCCCATGCCGACTTGGCTCGATTCGCCTCGACCGCCGAGCAACTCGGCGCCGAAAGCCTGTGGGTGGGCGATCGGCTCTTGGCAGCGGCGGATCCGTCGGTCGGCTACGGCGGCGGCGATACGGTGCCGCTGAATTTTCGGAGCAGCTTGGATCCCTTCGTCGCCTTGACGGTCGCCGCGACGGAGACCACGTCGGCGCTGCTGGGGTTCAGCGTGCTGGTGGCGCCGTGGTATCCGCCGGTTCAGCTGGCCCGGCAATTGACCAGCATCGACGTGGTCAGCCGCGGCCGGGTACTGCCGGGCTTCGGCATCGGCTGGTCGCCGGAGGAGTATCGGGGTGCCGGCGCCTCGTTCGAGCATCGTGGTACCCAACTCGACGAAATGCTCGACGCGCTCGATGCGCTGTGGACCACTGATCCGGTCTCGTTCCACGGTGATCGATATCGCATCCCGCCCTCGTGGGTGAGTCTCAAACCCGTTCAGCAGCCGCGTCCGCCCATCTATCTGGGGGCGTCTTCGTCCGCGGGGCTGCGCCGGATCGGCCGCCGGGCCGACGGGTGGCTGGCCGTGGTCGGCGTGCCCGGCAACGTGCGGATCGACAAGCTCGATGCTCAGCGCAGGGTGATCGACGATGCAGCACAGGCAGCGGGACGCGATCCGGCGGCCATCGCCACCCACGTCCGGCTCAACGTCGCGGAAGGAACACCGATCGAGGCAGTGGAGGATGCATTGAAAGTGCTGCGGGACAACGCCTATCGTGATGTCTTCGTTGACACTCTCTACGTCGTCGAGGACACCGACACTGCGTTGGAATGGGTGGAGCGGCTGTTGGCGGCCGACTCGTGA
- a CDS encoding phosphoketolase family protein, with amino-acid sequence MESISEDTIAQLDGWWRAANYLSVGQIYLLDNPLLRTPLTRDNVKPRLLGHWGTTPGLNFLYAHLNRAIKAREQPTIYVTGPGHGGPGLVANAYLDGTYTETYPDITQDVEGLRRLFRQFSFPGGIPSHVAPETPGSIHEGGELGYALSHAYGAAFDNPDLLVVAVVGDGEAETGALATSWHSNKFLNTTNDGVVLPILHLNGYKIANPTVLARIPEDELRSLMVGLGHQPYFFEVPDDGSTDHADAHRRFAALLDDVLDRITEIKANAAAGDEERPAWPMIVFRTPKGWTGPATIDGKKTTGSWRAHQVPLASARDTPEHLQVLAQWLASYRAEELFDADGKLDPHIAALAPPGQLRMSDNPHTNGGLLLKDLRLPDFRAFGVDVPAPGATVAEATRVLGQWLTEVIRLNPDNFRIFGPDETASNRLQSVFEVTDKQWEAEFVGPEVDEHLARAGRVIEMLSEHQCQGWLEGYLLTGRHGLFNCYEAFIHIIDSMFNQHAKWLKVTNHIPWRRPIASLNYLLSSHVWRQDHNGFSHQDPGFIDHVVNKRAEVVRVYLPPDANTLLSTYDHCLRSRQYVNVVVAGKQPHPNFLTMEEAIAHCTRGLGIWEWAGNEKVGRDPDVVIAAAGDVPTLEALAAVDLLRQHLPELRVRFVNVVDLMRLQDATEHPHGLSNRDFDMIFTPDKPVIFAYHGYPWLIHRLTYRRSNDSRIHVRGYKEEGTTTTPFDMVMLNDLDRYHLVIDVIDRVPQLQSRCATLRQRMVDKRLAAREYTRAYGDDIPEVRDWVWPDARGAQGGGPVDAVAATGGDNE; translated from the coding sequence ATGGAGTCGATAAGTGAAGACACGATCGCCCAACTCGACGGTTGGTGGCGCGCCGCCAATTACCTGTCCGTCGGTCAGATCTACCTGCTGGACAACCCGCTGCTGCGGACGCCGCTGACGCGCGACAACGTCAAACCCCGACTGCTCGGGCACTGGGGCACGACCCCGGGTCTGAACTTCCTCTACGCGCATCTCAACCGTGCCATCAAGGCGCGCGAGCAGCCGACCATCTACGTCACCGGACCCGGCCACGGCGGTCCAGGGCTGGTGGCCAACGCCTACCTGGACGGCACCTACACCGAGACCTACCCCGACATCACCCAGGACGTCGAGGGCCTGCGCCGGCTGTTCCGTCAGTTCTCCTTCCCCGGCGGCATCCCGTCGCACGTCGCCCCCGAAACCCCCGGTTCGATTCACGAAGGCGGGGAACTCGGCTACGCGCTGTCGCACGCCTACGGCGCGGCATTCGACAACCCGGATCTCCTGGTGGTCGCGGTGGTCGGCGACGGCGAAGCCGAGACGGGCGCGCTGGCCACCAGCTGGCATTCCAACAAGTTTCTCAACACCACCAACGACGGCGTGGTCCTCCCGATCCTGCATCTCAACGGCTACAAGATCGCCAACCCGACCGTGCTGGCGCGTATCCCGGAAGACGAATTGCGCAGTCTGATGGTCGGATTGGGGCATCAGCCGTACTTCTTCGAGGTACCCGACGACGGTTCGACAGACCATGCCGACGCGCATCGCCGATTCGCCGCACTGCTGGACGACGTGCTGGACCGGATCACTGAGATCAAGGCGAACGCCGCCGCCGGCGACGAGGAGCGGCCGGCCTGGCCGATGATCGTGTTCCGCACCCCCAAGGGCTGGACGGGGCCCGCCACCATTGACGGCAAGAAGACCACCGGCTCGTGGCGCGCACATCAGGTCCCGCTGGCCAGCGCCCGCGACACTCCCGAACACCTGCAGGTGCTGGCGCAGTGGCTGGCGTCATACCGCGCCGAGGAACTGTTCGACGCCGACGGCAAGCTGGATCCGCACATCGCCGCACTCGCGCCGCCCGGCCAGCTCAGAATGAGCGACAACCCGCACACCAATGGTGGGTTGCTGCTCAAGGACCTGCGACTGCCGGACTTCCGGGCCTTCGGCGTGGATGTGCCCGCACCCGGCGCCACCGTCGCCGAGGCGACTCGCGTGCTCGGGCAGTGGCTGACCGAAGTGATCCGGCTCAACCCGGACAACTTCCGGATCTTCGGACCCGACGAGACCGCATCCAACCGCCTGCAGTCCGTCTTCGAAGTGACCGACAAGCAATGGGAAGCCGAATTCGTCGGCCCCGAGGTCGACGAGCACCTGGCCCGGGCGGGCCGGGTGATCGAGATGCTCTCCGAACACCAGTGCCAGGGCTGGCTCGAGGGATACCTGCTGACCGGCCGGCACGGGTTGTTCAACTGCTACGAAGCGTTCATCCACATCATCGACTCGATGTTCAACCAGCACGCCAAATGGCTGAAGGTGACCAACCACATCCCGTGGCGCCGCCCGATCGCCAGCCTCAATTACCTGCTGTCCAGCCATGTTTGGCGCCAGGATCACAACGGCTTCAGTCATCAGGATCCGGGATTCATCGACCACGTCGTCAACAAGCGTGCCGAGGTGGTGCGGGTGTACCTACCGCCGGACGCCAACACCCTGCTCTCGACCTACGACCACTGCCTACGCTCTCGCCAGTACGTCAACGTCGTTGTCGCCGGTAAACAGCCCCACCCCAACTTCCTCACCATGGAGGAGGCGATCGCGCACTGCACCCGCGGACTGGGCATCTGGGAGTGGGCCGGCAACGAGAAGGTCGGACGCGATCCCGACGTGGTGATCGCCGCCGCCGGGGATGTGCCGACGCTGGAGGCACTCGCCGCCGTGGACCTGCTGCGCCAGCACTTGCCCGAGCTTCGCGTTCGCTTTGTGAACGTCGTCGACCTGATGCGGCTGCAGGACGCCACCGAGCATCCGCACGGTCTGTCCAACCGGGACTTCGACATGATCTTCACCCCGGACAAGCCCGTCATCTTCGCCTACCACGGTTACCCGTGGCTCATCCATCGACTGACCTATCGCCGGAGCAACGACAGCCGGATCCACGTCCGTGGCTACAAGGAGGAGGGCACCACCACGACGCCGTTCGACATGGTGATGCTCAACGACTTGGACCGCTACCACCTCGTCATCGACGTGATCGACCGGGTGCCGCAGCTGCAGTCGCGGTGTGCCACGCTGCGCCAGCGGATGGTCGACAAACGTCTGGCCGCCCGCGAGTACACCCGCGCCTATGGCGACGACATCCCCGAGGTGCGTGACTGGGTGTGGCCGGACGCACGCGGAGCTCAGGGTGGCGGACCGGTCGACGCTGTCGCTGCGACCGGCGGCGACAACGAATAG
- a CDS encoding CPBP family intramembrane glutamic endopeptidase: MSEQSAVAPHPHPALSQLAALHHFRVYVDIGIVVVVLAMTNLIAHFTTPWANVAVVPAAAVGLVLLVRSRGLGWTELGLGREHWKSGALYALGAVLLVLTVIAVGALLPWTRPMFLNNHYATLSGALLASMIIIPLQTVIPEELAFRGVLHGALDRAWGFRGVAAAGSMLFGLWHVATSLGLTSSNVGFTRLFGGGVLGMVAGVVMAVLATGAAGFVFTWLRRRSGSLIAPIALHWSLNGLGALAAALVWHLS, encoded by the coding sequence ATGTCCGAGCAGAGCGCGGTGGCCCCGCATCCCCATCCCGCGCTTTCGCAGCTGGCCGCGCTGCATCACTTCCGGGTCTACGTCGACATCGGCATCGTCGTCGTCGTGCTGGCGATGACCAACCTGATCGCCCACTTCACCACCCCGTGGGCCAACGTCGCTGTGGTGCCGGCGGCCGCTGTCGGACTGGTGCTCCTGGTGCGCTCGCGCGGATTGGGCTGGACGGAACTGGGCCTGGGCCGCGAGCACTGGAAGTCGGGGGCCCTGTACGCGCTGGGCGCGGTGTTGTTGGTGCTGACCGTGATCGCGGTGGGCGCGCTGCTGCCCTGGACGCGGCCGATGTTCCTGAACAACCACTACGCCACCCTGTCGGGCGCGCTGCTGGCATCAATGATCATCATCCCGTTGCAGACGGTGATTCCCGAGGAGCTGGCGTTCCGCGGGGTGCTGCACGGTGCGTTGGATCGCGCCTGGGGCTTTCGTGGCGTGGCGGCTGCGGGGTCGATGCTGTTCGGCCTATGGCATGTCGCCACTTCGCTGGGGTTGACCAGCAGCAATGTCGGTTTCACCCGGCTTTTTGGCGGCGGTGTGCTGGGCATGGTCGCTGGGGTCGTCATGGCGGTGCTGGCGACGGGAGCGGCCGGTTTCGTGTTCACCTGGCTGCGTCGGCGCAGCGGCAGCCTGATCGCGCCGATCGCACTGCATTGGTCGCTCAACGGCCTCGGGGCGCTGGCTGCCGCGCTGGTGTGGCACCTGTCCTGA
- a CDS encoding CGNR zinc finger domain-containing protein gives MTQAPAEWLGDTEGKPAPPPLSRIQALVNTVDRESGADRLALASDAQPWLQAQGLLPSGDVPTSEQLHTIRAVREALRAMLVHNAGGPVPSDDQLKPLRRITDTAGARVRLGAEGTLRVAPDTDSMEGRLLSLLLVVSDAQREGTWAHLKACGNDDCRWAFYDRSRNHGGTWCDMATCGNKLKNREFRARRSRRD, from the coding sequence ATGACGCAGGCCCCTGCGGAGTGGCTCGGGGACACCGAAGGCAAGCCGGCACCACCGCCGCTGTCTCGGATACAAGCGCTGGTCAACACCGTCGATCGGGAATCCGGCGCCGACCGTTTGGCGCTCGCCTCCGATGCACAGCCATGGCTGCAAGCCCAGGGACTGCTGCCCTCCGGCGACGTTCCCACCAGCGAACAGCTACACACCATTCGCGCCGTGCGCGAAGCGCTGCGCGCCATGCTCGTGCACAACGCGGGCGGCCCGGTGCCCAGCGACGACCAGCTGAAGCCACTAAGGCGGATCACCGATACTGCCGGCGCCCGGGTTCGGCTCGGCGCGGAAGGCACGCTGCGGGTGGCCCCCGACACCGATTCCATGGAAGGGCGGCTGCTGTCGCTGCTGCTGGTGGTCTCCGACGCTCAACGCGAGGGCACCTGGGCTCATCTCAAGGCCTGTGGCAACGACGATTGCCGGTGGGCGTTCTACGACCGGTCCCGTAACCACGGGGGCACTTGGTGTGACATGGCCACGTGCGGTAACAAGCTGAAGAACCGGGAATTCCGGGCGCGACGCAGCCGCCGCGACTAG
- a CDS encoding zinc-binding alcohol dehydrogenase family protein: MRAWRVRRPGPMSSRPLELDTTATIPQPAPDELLVAVRACGVCRTDLHVTEGDLAVHRPHVIPGHEVVGEVVAIGSDAGDEFAVGDRVGVAWLRHTCGVCDYCRRGAENLCPNSLYTGWDADGGYADFATVPAAFAHRLPDGYTDSELAPLLCAGIIGYRSLLRAELPEGGRLGLYGFGGSAHITAQVALAQGAEVHVMTRGADARELALGLGAASVQGAADPPPVKLDAAILFAPVGDLVLPALEALDRGGTLAIAGIHLSDIPALNYQRHLFQERQVRSVTSNTRTDAREFLALAGRHRIAVTTPEYSLEQADQALADLAEGRIAGAAVLLP; encoded by the coding sequence ATGCGCGCCTGGCGGGTACGCCGGCCCGGCCCGATGAGCAGTCGGCCGCTGGAGTTGGACACCACCGCCACGATTCCGCAGCCGGCGCCCGACGAGCTCCTGGTGGCGGTGCGCGCCTGCGGCGTCTGCCGGACTGACCTCCACGTCACCGAGGGTGATCTCGCGGTGCACCGCCCGCACGTCATACCTGGCCACGAAGTGGTCGGCGAGGTCGTCGCAATCGGTTCGGATGCCGGCGACGAGTTCGCGGTGGGGGACCGGGTCGGCGTCGCTTGGCTGCGTCACACCTGTGGAGTGTGCGACTACTGCCGGCGCGGCGCGGAGAACCTCTGCCCGAACTCCCTGTACACCGGATGGGACGCCGACGGCGGTTATGCCGATTTCGCCACCGTCCCAGCCGCTTTCGCACACCGGCTGCCCGATGGCTACACCGATAGCGAACTCGCACCGCTGCTGTGCGCCGGGATCATCGGATACCGGTCGCTGCTGCGTGCTGAACTGCCCGAAGGGGGGCGGCTGGGGTTGTACGGGTTCGGCGGCAGCGCCCACATCACTGCCCAGGTGGCACTGGCACAGGGCGCCGAGGTCCACGTCATGACCCGGGGGGCCGATGCCCGCGAACTCGCGCTGGGGCTGGGCGCCGCCTCGGTCCAGGGCGCGGCCGATCCGCCACCGGTCAAACTCGACGCGGCGATCCTCTTCGCTCCGGTCGGTGATCTGGTGTTGCCGGCGCTGGAGGCACTCGATCGCGGTGGGACGCTGGCGATCGCCGGCATCCATCTCAGCGACATTCCGGCGCTGAATTACCAGCGACATCTGTTCCAGGAGCGCCAGGTTCGGTCGGTCACGTCCAATACCCGCACCGATGCGCGGGAGTTCCTGGCATTGGCGGGTCGTCATCGCATCGCGGTGACCACCCCGGAATATTCGCTCGAACAAGCCGATCAAGCACTGGCCGACCTGGCCGAGGGACGCATTGCGGGCGCCGCCGTGCTGTTGCCCTAG
- a CDS encoding GlsB/YeaQ/YmgE family stress response membrane protein — MDMVAATEFLARSTTLTSVGWIGYIIIGALAGWIAGKIVKGGGSGILMNIVIGVIGALVGGFLLSFFLDTAAGGWWFTLFTAVLGSVILLWIVGMVRKT; from the coding sequence ATGGACATGGTGGCAGCTACTGAATTCCTCGCCCGTTCGACGACGCTGACCAGCGTCGGCTGGATTGGCTACATCATCATCGGCGCGCTGGCAGGCTGGATCGCCGGAAAGATCGTGAAGGGCGGCGGCTCAGGCATTCTGATGAACATCGTCATCGGGGTGATCGGCGCCCTGGTCGGCGGGTTCCTGCTGAGCTTCTTCCTCGACACTGCGGCCGGCGGATGGTGGTTCACCCTGTTCACCGCGGTCCTCGGCTCGGTGATCCTGCTCTGGATCGTCGGCATGGTCCGCAAGACCTAG
- a CDS encoding APA family fibronectin-binding glycoprotein, giving the protein MTQSDPISRRPGRWTAFAVAAVTAASAVTIALPSTSALADPATPAPTTAAPAVPAAPAAPPATEVPPPPADPNAPPPAPVDPNAPAPAPVDPNAPAAPPPLEPGRTPNTAGGFSYLLPAGWIVSDASRLNYGQALLSKQTAPPENGQPAPTANDTSVILGRLDLKLFAGAEQDNSKAAIRLGSDMGEFFMPFPGVRINQQSGALQAGDMPGYFSSYEVKFTDTTKPNGQIWAGVVGTAVPNAPRDQRNQRWFVVWLGTAKDPIDPAAAKALAESIRPYAPPPPPAPDPNAPVADTPAPVPGGRVPVGVPVPVETPVPGMTPGQ; this is encoded by the coding sequence ATGACGCAGTCGGACCCGATTTCGCGACGCCCGGGCCGGTGGACGGCGTTTGCGGTTGCCGCAGTGACCGCCGCCAGCGCCGTCACGATCGCGTTGCCATCAACGTCGGCGCTCGCGGATCCTGCGACGCCGGCGCCTACGACGGCGGCCCCCGCCGTCCCGGCCGCCCCCGCCGCGCCGCCGGCCACCGAAGTCCCCCCGCCTCCGGCGGACCCCAACGCGCCGCCGCCAGCGCCGGTTGATCCCAACGCGCCGGCGCCGGCGCCGGTTGATCCCAACGCGCCGGCGGCCCCCCCGCCGCTCGAGCCGGGTCGTACCCCGAACACGGCAGGCGGATTCAGCTACCTGCTTCCCGCCGGTTGGATCGTCTCCGACGCGTCCCGCCTGAACTACGGCCAGGCGCTGCTGAGCAAGCAGACCGCGCCACCGGAGAACGGCCAGCCCGCCCCGACGGCCAATGACACCAGCGTCATCCTCGGCCGGCTGGACCTGAAGCTGTTCGCCGGCGCCGAGCAGGACAACAGCAAGGCTGCGATTCGGCTGGGCTCGGACATGGGCGAGTTCTTCATGCCGTTCCCCGGTGTCCGGATCAATCAGCAGAGCGGGGCACTGCAAGCCGGTGACATGCCGGGCTATTTCTCCTCCTACGAGGTGAAGTTCACCGACACCACCAAGCCCAATGGCCAGATCTGGGCCGGCGTGGTCGGCACTGCGGTCCCCAACGCCCCGCGTGATCAGCGCAACCAACGCTGGTTCGTGGTCTGGCTGGGCACCGCGAAGGATCCGATCGATCCGGCAGCCGCCAAGGCACTGGCCGAGTCGATCCGGCCGTACGCCCCGCCGCCTCCGCCAGCGCCGGACCCCAACGCTCCGGTCGCCGATACTCCGGCTCCGGTTCCGGGCGGGCGCGTGCCCGTCGGCGTTCCCGTACCGGTGGAGACACCGGTTCCGGGGATGACGCCCGGTCAGTAG
- a CDS encoding sulfate/molybdate ABC transporter ATP-binding protein: MPELQFHAAVAERGFEVAFEVAAGEVLAILGPNGAGKSTTLHVIAGLLAPDAGLVRLGGRALTYTSAGIHVATHDRRVGLLLQDPLLFPHLSVQANVEFAPRSRGAGRAAARASAATWLAEVGLAELAGRKPGQLSGGQAQRVAIARALAAEPEVLLLDEPLAGLDVAVAAAVRALLRRVSSAEGRATVLITHDLLDVLTLADRVLVLEDGRVAEAGRVGDVLAAPRSMFGARIAGVNVVRGVRGGPESLRAPDGTLWHGRQIADEIADGDLVAVFSPAAVAVYRDLPHGSPRNSVQIRVAELDADGARVRVRADEQSDGAPGLAADITAESAAGLRLAAGDTVWFTVKAQEVALHSAARATP; this comes from the coding sequence ATGCCTGAGCTGCAGTTCCACGCCGCGGTGGCCGAGCGCGGGTTCGAAGTGGCGTTCGAGGTCGCCGCCGGCGAAGTGCTGGCGATCCTCGGCCCCAACGGCGCCGGGAAGTCCACCACATTGCATGTGATCGCCGGGCTGCTGGCGCCCGATGCCGGGCTGGTGCGCCTCGGCGGACGGGCGCTGACCTACACGTCGGCGGGTATTCACGTGGCCACCCATGACCGGCGCGTCGGCCTGCTGCTGCAAGACCCGCTGTTGTTTCCGCACCTGAGCGTGCAGGCCAACGTCGAGTTCGCGCCGCGCAGTCGCGGGGCGGGCCGCGCCGCGGCGCGGGCCAGCGCCGCGACCTGGCTGGCCGAGGTCGGCCTGGCCGAGCTCGCCGGGCGCAAGCCAGGCCAGCTGTCCGGCGGCCAGGCTCAGCGGGTCGCGATCGCACGGGCGCTGGCCGCCGAGCCCGAAGTGCTGCTGCTCGACGAGCCGCTGGCCGGGCTCGACGTCGCGGTGGCGGCCGCGGTGCGGGCGTTGCTGCGCCGGGTGTCGTCGGCCGAGGGGAGGGCGACGGTGCTCATCACCCACGATTTGCTCGACGTCCTGACGCTGGCCGACCGGGTGCTGGTGCTCGAGGACGGCAGGGTGGCCGAGGCCGGCCGGGTCGGTGACGTGCTGGCCGCGCCGCGCAGCATGTTCGGCGCCCGCATCGCGGGCGTGAACGTGGTGCGGGGTGTGCGCGGCGGCCCGGAAAGCCTGCGGGCCCCCGACGGCACGCTGTGGCATGGCAGGCAGATCGCCGACGAGATCGCCGACGGCGATCTCGTCGCGGTGTTCTCTCCGGCGGCAGTCGCGGTGTACCGCGACCTGCCGCACGGTAGCCCGCGCAACAGCGTCCAGATCCGCGTCGCGGAGCTGGACGCCGATGGTGCGCGCGTGCGGGTGCGCGCCGACGAGCAATCGGACGGCGCACCGGGGCTGGCCGCCGATATCACCGCGGAGTCGGCGGCCGGGCTGCGGCTGGCCGCCGGGGACACGGTGTGGTTCACAGTCAAGGCACAGGAGGTTGCCCTGCACTCCGCAGCCCGCGCAACACCGTGA